ATGTTTCAGTTTTCAGGATATTGTAGCATCCAAGATGAGGTGGGACAATGACATTAAGACAATGATTAAATAGGTTTATCACAGAAGCAATGCTAAATTGAAGAGTGTACGCCACATTATACACCACAGCGATGAGGAGAAGGTCTCAAGTCTGTATTCTCTGCACAGAGGAATATACCCAGATCATGATGTAAACCATTCTTATCTTGGTTTGTTTTATGtgcaataaaaatgtaataaaaaatgtgACTGAATGCGTTTATGCAAACTACTACTAACCATCAGAAATGACACCATTGACATAGAAAGTGAGACAAGATATTTTCCATGGTCACATAGGTACCGTGAAACAAAACCTGACGCGTTCTGTCTGACGTATGGAAGTCCaaaaaattcacctaacttactATTATTCCTATTTCAAAATATTGAACTCACCTTGAACACGCACTATAACGTGTTTAATATTCCGTGTTTCACCCTGAAATATAAAATGACAATAGTCATGGAAAAGTAAAAGAGGAAGAAATTGAGTGTAGACCTGTAAGCCTCTATAACTAAGAGTCATTATATTCATTAGTTATCATTAGTTAAAGCTCATTTGGAACTCACAGCTCACCGGAATTTCATGGTACGTGGCATCCTCTGTTTTGGAGATATGAAGATGGAAggtaaatatatataattaaaacAAGTTATTTAGCAAAAACCATCACCCAAGGCCCTGAAATCTGTTAGATCACCATTCACCCACTACTGTAAATGTCACAATATAACCATTGCATTTCTATGAAGCTTCATAATATCTAAGCATTTCTCACCCATCTCATGGTATGTCTCAACTTCAACACCTGATTAGAAGATGTTAAAACTGATAAAACAATTCATTATTTTCACTCAAGGCGTGGCATATTATTTCAGTCATCTAAGCATTTCTCACCCATCTCATGGTATGTCTCCACCTCAACACCTGATTAGAAGATGTTAAAACCGTTAAAACAATTAATTATTTTCACTCAAGGCATGGCATATTATTTCAGTCATCTAAGCATTTCTCACCCAAATGTTGGTACGTTGAATCATTTGTTTGGGAGATTAGAAGATGAAATATCTTATTTTCTTATTAAAACAATGTatttaaataactttttttttattcaaGATGCCATTTACCCAGTATTTCAAATGTAAGAATGAAAAAACATACCTATTTTTAATTTACATCATAAGCAGTACATTTCAATGAAGCATCATATTATCTAAACATTTCTCACCCAAATCCTGGTACTTCTCCCCACCTGTTTGGAGGATAAGattaaaattatattttaaaataaGAAATATAGACTCCTGTTTTAAAGCAAGGCACTGAAACTAATTTCATGATGATTTACTTAGTATCAGCATGGTCAGTATTTTAAAACACACTTACATTTAATTTAAAGCATAGTTAATGCAGCTAACCATTATCAAAAACTACAAAAATTATAATATTATCTTACTGGCCTCACTGTCACAGGCAAATTCATCGCTGAGAAATAAACAAGATACAGATTATTATAAATTGGTTGTGGTTATTAGATTGTCATATTCCATTAAATATCTATCTAATTCATATACACCTTTATATAGAAGCAGCACACTTTACATTATTGTTTTTGTACTTAAGTAATCTAACACCTTTGTGTTTCTCCATTGCTTCATTACAGTAGAAATACAGAATGTAGTCTGTGATATTTATATTCAAAGAAACTAATACAAATAGATACAAAGAAAGAATTTTGATATAATAAAgtaaaatgtcaaatatacatGATTTTCCTACCTGGATTCTTCCTCCATGTTTGAAGTTCCGTCTAAGACAAAGAAATATCCCAGAATGTGAAATAAATGTTCATTAATAGAACAATAGTTTTATCGGAAAGCTTAAAAAACATACCGTCACCCTCCCCTGTCATTGGCACATCGTTCTCCTCCTGTTGTGGTGTTCTGGAGGAAATATACATGTGAAACGTTCAATCATTATACATTATCATGCTAAACAAACTAGCTATAACATGGTCAACAAAACTATAAGCTTACCTTCCACAATAACATTGTAAAGCTCCTgtcaaaaaatacatgtaatattATTGGTTAAACTCAAGCTAACTATCATAACAATGATATTAGAACTGCTCCAGATAGTTCATTCAATCCAGATACGGAATGTATTAGTTTGATAAACATTATTCTATATGAAGTAGACCTGTATATCCAGGATAATGTCCATGTTAAATGGCCTGACCTTGTTTAATGAACAGCCACCATATGCCCACTATCAGTGATAAGATCAGAAGAAAACAGACGCAGAACACAGCCGGTGTGATTAAGTGATTCCAGGACACTGGAAAGCAAAACAGGTATGTTGTTATACATCTCATTTCTATAGTAACAATGTACTGCAACCATGAACCATCAACAATGATGTTCTAATAACAAAACTAGTTACGTATGAAGTGACTATATTATTTAAATATAGAAGTATTTAGAGAAACACCATACATTCTTACCATTAACCTGTAGAAATACTGCATTATTTCCATATAATGTTCTGTCTTTATCTTTGAGGGTTTTGGATTGAAGATCAATCACACAACTGTAGTTACCTGCGTCATTCTCATTAAAACTTTTAATCGTAAAAGTTGCCTCCGTGCTCTTTACATCAAACACCTGCATCTGAACAACAGAGCCATACTTGCAGAGGTAAGCGTGAACTAAGTCACTGGTATTTTGTGTTTGAAAACTTGGGTCTGAAATTGTACACTTAAACTCCACACCATCTCCCTTTCTCACAGTTCTTGAGCCTGCAAGTGATATGTCTGCAGGGAGTATACGGTCTGTATGAGCAGGAAGAGACAGGAATCATGTAAGGTGTAAAATATGTTTGCAGTCATATTGAAATATATATGTATCAAAAATATTGAAAAGGATAGCATatccatatacactgagtgtacaaaacattaaggacacctgcactttccatgacatagactgaccaggtgaatacaggtgaaagctatgaccccttattgatgacacttgttaaatccagttcaatcagtgtagatgaaggggaggagacaggttaaataagtatttttaagtcttgagacaattcagacatggattgtgtatgtgtgccattcagagagtgaacaggcaagacaaaagatttaagtgcctttgaatgggtatggttgtaggtgccaggcgcaccggtttgagtgtgtcaagaactgcaacactactGGGGTTTGTCAAACTCAACAgtttgtgtatcaagaacggtccaccacccaaagaacatccagccaacttgacacaactgtgggaagcattggtgtcaacatggaccagcatccctggggaacgctttcaacaccttgtagagtccatgtcctgataaATTTaggatgttctgagggcaaaagggggtgcaactcctaatgttttgtccactcagtgtgtgTCAAATAATGTCTAAGAGCAATGAACTATCCAGACAGTAAAAAGATCCTTACCCATCACCTGGATGGAAAGTGAATTATCTCCTTTTCCCCGCACTTCAGAGAGTGGATACGGGGTTTTAGAGAACACACAGCTGTAATTGCCAGTCTGTTGGCCAGTAACACTTTTCATGGTGAAAAAGGTGTCTTCTTGTATAGATTTCTTCTGTTCCACTGCAACCCCGTTAATGCACAAGTAAACATATGCCACTTTGTCTTCCTTGCGCCCATGTGTACTACATTTTACCATTAGGTCACTTCCTTCCATTATTGTTCCTGTAGTAGTCCAATAGATCTTTGCTGGAAAAATCTTCTTGGCTAATATTTCAGAAAATAAAAAGTATTTGGCGCATAAAATATCTGCAATATGTAAATCGTTTATGTGTAGAGTATCATATTGTAATTATCTAAAAGAGAATTCAATCATCTTCAATAATTAATGGACTTTGACCTGCCTGTGGTTTGGACCATGGCCTCTCTTGACAAGGCACCTTAAGAGGAGAAAATACATTCAAAAGATACAACATATACCAATTTAAATAGCAAAATGTGAAATACATTTGAATTCAATTAAAACTAAATCAATATCAGGTTAATTTTCATAAATATACTCACACAGGATGAGGATGAATATGATCATTGTGTTCAAGTCTTGTTGAAACACTTGTTGGTTGACTCTTTCTACCTTGTGTATTTGTGGTATGGACCTGAAACTAGACAGGGCTTCTTTTAGTTGAGACATATTAACTAAGAATAGTGAATACGAATGACGTAATTTCCTGTATTTGTAGGACTGTCGCAGCTACAAGATATGTTCGCGCCACAGACCTGGAGGATTATATGTATTATTTAACATTGACCACGTATAACTCAAAAGAACAACCGGTGCATGGAATCAATGATCTCAACTTGCTTTCTTCTCAAATGAAAAtatactaaatgatatcatactGACAAAAACACTGGGACAATTCTTAAGTGTCACCGACAGGGACAGAACGCACGCACGCATACCTGCATGCAATGCAACTCTTCAGGTCTCAGACGAGGATACTCATCACACAAGTGTGGTCATGGAACCATCGCTGTTCTTTAAATGCACTCAGCCCCCCACAACCTTCAGTCTTTAGTACTGTGTCTGTTACAGATCTCCCCCTCAGATAACCAGTTCACTTAAATGAGCCCTGAGTGAGCTTTAATTCAATCAATCAGCAGGGGGAATGTTATAATTTAAGTGGGAGTACTACAGTATGTgactgggatggagggatggagtacTACAGTATGTGACTGGGATGGAGTACTACAGTATGTgactgggatggagggatggagtactacagtatgtgactgggatggagggatggagtactacagtatgtgactgggatggagggatggagtactacagtatgtgactgggatggagggatggagtactacagtatgtgactgggatggagggatggagtactacagtatgtgactgggatggagggatggagtactacagtatgtgactgggatggagggatggagtactacagtatgtgactgggatggagggatggagtacTACAGTATGTGACTGTGCTTCCTGGCTAACATCCGGTTACGATTCAGTGACAACCTGACTACAGTTTACTGACTACAACACACAGCCACAGAAACAACATCCAGAGATTCCACGTCTGCCTAAATGTAGGATTGAAATGCTCCCCAAAAATCCTCTTTCAAATGTATCACTCTCTATCATAGATACCACAGGCCATAAATATCTATAACTCATAAATATGTATTTCCTCCTCTTGTACACCAAACTGTTTTTTGAATGATGGTACAACATAACAAGAGATCTCAACCACATCCTCCTTATTAACAGAGAGTATAAGTAGCGTCAAGTTAAAGCAGGAGAAATGCTCTTTGGCATAGCGGTAGGATGGTGAGATGAAGACCGTAGCCCAGGCCCCAGACTAATGATGCACTTCATCACCACGTCTCCATATTGATTGTGGTCCAATAAAGCAGAAGGGGGcccagagcagagaggggaggcaggctgggaggcagagaggcagggaggatgTAACAGGGTTAAACCCAACCTCTACATGGCCTTGCTGCTACTGATAATCCCTTCTACATCCTGCCTGCCAGCTGGACCTCCAAACTCAATTTTCACAAGGGAGAGAAATATTGATTTGGGAATGCAATGAGTTTACAGGTAGGTTAGCATGTGTTCAGTCCACTGCAGAAGTCACTTCATCCTATGACCATGGATCATGGCAGACAGACGTTTCTGTTGAAAGAGCCTTTAGAGAGCTGTTTTCAAAAGTCGTGTGTGCTTCGCCAGACCAAATGAAAAAAACTGAAAATAAAGATACAAAATCTTGTGTCCGATTGTACACATATTGTGGTCACTTGTTGTAGTAGCAGATAATAACCACATGGTGTCACCCCTTCACAGCACAATGAAAAGCATTTCAGGTTGCTTTCATAGTTTTTCATTCATCCATATGGTGTAATAACATTACCCATCCTGCATCATAGCCTTTTAATATTCAACAGTTTGTGATTTTTATGAATTGCTTATCCGTATGTTATATGACACTGTGGTTCACTGAAATCTTAATGAGCATTAGAATCAGATTGGAATGGTACTGTACAGCTGTAGTAAATAAGAACATACAGCATGTGTTTATAGGAGACATTCATATTTCACAAATAAACAATATCAAAATGACTCCGTGATATTCAACATTTGAAAACATGATATGACTTCAATAAGCTGTGAAATTGACTTGAGATACTTGTGTGATTTCGGAAATCCCCTTTAAGCAGTCATTGCTATGTACATGTTTGGGATCCTTTGGTCCAATAGATGTTCCTTGAGCCACGGTCCTTTTGTTGACGATAGTGTGGTTCTTTGTGCCAGTCATAATCAAGTGACACTACGATGAAGTCATTTACACAAAGCAAACAAAAAGGGAATGGGTAGGCAGCAGTACGGGAGTTATACGTCGCCATGGTTTCAGAGTCTGGTCCTCAGGAACTAAGAGATCCCTACTACACCACACTTTAGCAATCAGAAACGTATCTACATACTGAGAAGTGACATGGAACAGCTGGCAGCAGCTTGCCTTCCTCCATAATCTGGTTCCCTTCCGTTCACAGTATTGGTTCGTCTCAGCTTCTTTGGTCCGCATCACTGGGTGATACACAAAATGACTGTGCATGTATGATTTAAAACACTCAGTCACTGTGTAATTGCTGTGTGTATGAAAGGGTCACATATCGAACAATAGGAGGGGCTGAATAAAGAGCCCCGCGGTCCCCAGGATACACACCAAGATGAACACCCACAGGAATATCCTGTCGATCACCATGGCAACGTACTTCCAGTCGTCCTGTACCTGAAAGACAGTTTTCAGAGACACTAAATGGTAGATATAGACCTTGAATATTTTCTTAGCTATTGTGAATGATATACATGTGATACGTCTCGACTTACCTCCTTGGCTTCGTTCTGTATTCTCATGTTTTCGGCGATGTACTTGACACTTTCCATGGCCTCCCTGATCTCCGGTGAGAAGTGAGGGGACAGGGTCCTCAGCCTGCCATCCAGAGACTCTGAGCTGGAGCAGGAGCTTCCACCGCCTCCACAGACCCCACCAATCCCAGCAGCCCCTCCTCCACTGTGGGTCCCGATgctccccacccctcccccccctcctcccgtATCAGTGGGCAGCTTGGTGGACCTCTGGCGCCAGCAGCAGTTGCAGCGGCCCTCGCGACACAGGAAGCTGGAACCCGCATTGACCgagtcaccaccaccaccaaggcTAAGGTTGTTGAGGTTGGTGAGCTCCGTGCTGATGAAGAGGCGCTGTCGCTGGGCCAGGCTTGGGAGCACACTGGCAGCCACGGTGGAGACCAGGGCCTGGGACTTCTGCTGCCCCTGCAGGGTTCCTGTGGTGTGGACCACACAGGGCCGCGAGGCTTGGGGCATCAGCTGCTGAACCACCCCCCCAGGCAGCCTCTCAGGGTCCCTCTCCGGCCGGGTCATGAACATGACCCTGGGTAGAAGCCCCAGGAAGACACTACGCACCCAGCACGGCATGGTGTGGGTCTTGGGCGTGCGGTAGTGCACGTTCAGCACGAACACGGTGATGACAATGGAGAGGGTGACGAAGATCATGGTGAAGAGGAGGTACTCCCCGATGAGGGGGATGACCAGCGATGTAGACGGGATGGTTTCGGTGATGACCAGGAGGAAcacagtgagggagagga
This region of Salmo trutta chromosome 29, fSalTru1.1, whole genome shotgun sequence genomic DNA includes:
- the LOC115167328 gene encoding uncharacterized protein LOC115167328 isoform X1, which encodes MIIFILILCALSREAMVQTTAKKIFPAKIYWTTTGTIMEGSDLMVKCSTHGRKEDKVAYVYLCINGVAVEQKKSIQEDTFFTMKSVTGQQTGNYSCVFSKTPYPLSEVRGKGDNSLSIQVMDRILPADISLAGSRTVRKGDGVEFKCTISDPSFQTQNTSDLVHAYLCKYGSVVQMQVFDVKSTEATFTIKSFNENDAGNYSCVIDLQSKTLKDKDRTLYGNNAVFLQVNVSWNHLITPAVFCVCFLLILSLIVGIWWLFIKQGALQCYCGRTPQQEENDVPMTGEGDDGTSNMEEESSDEFACDSEASGEKYQDLGVEVETYHEMEDATYHEIPGETRNIKHVIVRVQDAANQGPDAEDMYAKSCKKTGRHQYMP
- the LOC115167328 gene encoding uncharacterized protein LOC115167328 isoform X2 gives rise to the protein MIIFILILCALSREAMVQTTAKKIFPAKIYWTTTGTIMEGSDLMVKCSTHGRKEDKVAYVYLCINGVAVEQKKSIQEDTFFTMKSVTGQQTGNYSCVFSKTPYPLSEVRGKGDNSLSIQVMDRILPADISLAGSRTVRKGDGVEFKCTISDPSFQTQNTSDLVHAYLCKYGSVVQMQVFDVKSTEATFTIKSFNENDAGNYSCVIDLQSKTLKDKDRTLYGNNAVFLQVNVSWNHLITPAVFCVCFLLILSLIVGIWWLFIKQGALQCYCGRTPQQEENDVPMTGEGDDGTSNMEEESSDEFACDSEASGEKYQDLGVEVETYHEMEDATYHEIPVSW
- the LOC115167332 gene encoding neuronal acetylcholine receptor subunit alpha-3; the protein is MNVQFFFIFPTFSFFLFLLSGGSCSEAEHRLFSVIFSSYNQYIRPVENVSEPVIVQFEVSMSQLVKVDEVNQIMETNLWLRHIWNDYKLRWDPKNFGGVEFIRVPSSRIWKPDIVLYNNAVGDFQVDDKTKALLRYNGDVTWIPPAIFKSSCKIDVTYFPFDYQNCTMKFGSWTYDKAKIDLVLIGSTINLHDFWESGEWTIINAPGYKHDIKYNCCEEIYTDITYSLYIRRLPLFYTINMIIPCLLISFLTVLVFYLPSDCGEKITLCISVLLSLTVFLLVITETIPSTSLVIPLIGEYLLFTMIFVTLSIVITVFVLNVHYRTPKTHTMPCWVRSVFLGLLPRVMFMTRPERDPERLPGGVVQQLMPQASRPCVVHTTGTLQGQQKSQALVSTVAASVLPSLAQRQRLFISTELTNLNNLSLGGGGDSVNAGSSFLCREGRCNCCWRQRSTKLPTDTGGGGGGVGSIGTHSGGGAAGIGGVCGGGGSSCSSSESLDGRLRTLSPHFSPEIREAMESVKYIAENMRIQNEAKEVQDDWKYVAMVIDRIFLWVFILVCILGTAGLFIQPLLLFDM